ACTTCAATTATCTTTAAACGGATTGTATCCCAGACATCCTCCGAATCATATACATTTCTATCATCCGGAGAAAGATAAGAAATAACCTGACTTTTAAAAATATCATAATTGATTGAGAAAATATTGTTTTTTGTCTTTGATATTGTTATTTTATCCAGATTTTTAAGTATTTTGGAAGTATCTACGCCCATTATTATTAAAAGATATGTATCAAAAATATCTCTCGCCTGTGGAATTTTTCTTGATGAGATCGCAACTATCTTCTGTAAAAAAGATGCCTCCGCAGTATAATGGCGAACCAGCACAGGAGCTATTTCATATTTTTTAAGGATTATTGGGTCCACTGCTTCAAATCTGCTTTCTGTTTTTCCCACATCTCTTCTTGAAAACTCTATTTTTGTTGGTATATATGTCTTCGTTTGTCCGTAACCAAGAGATAATTTCCATCTCTGTGTTGTTTCTGTCTGCTTGGACTCTGTTATATTTCCAATAGTCAATCCTTTTACAGAAAGTGCCTCTTTAAATGTAGAAGACCTCAATATCCTGTTTACATCTTCCCTGAATTTTTGAACAGATATATCCTGTAGGTCAAAGTCAATATCTTCTGAATATCTCGGACTTTTGAAGAAAAACCTCAGATTACAACCACCTTTAAGAACATAATGCTTACGGTCTATCTTCTGCGACAAAAAAAGAAGAAAAACCAACTGAAAACATTCCACTCTTTCTTCTATATTAAGAACCTTCACTTTTCTCCTCTGTTCTTCTATCTCTCTATTTATATATTACCTGAAATTGACATATATGTCAACTTCTTGTATTATATTATGTGGATTTTTATTGAAAATAGCGATGTAATGCGATAAAATCATCATTACCCGTTATCCTTCACTAATATTAGGGAGAATAAATATTTCCCATCTCAAATAGAGATTATATAAATATCTATTTCTTCTTTGGGGGAAGATGGATACTTTTGGATTTCAGGTCATAGACCGCTTCCATAATTCCTTCTGCGAAGGTAGGATGGCAGTATAGAATTTTTTCAAGGTCTTTTATCTTCAGTCCATTAGAAATTGCGAGGGTGGCAAAAGAGACAAGTTCTGTAGCACCTTTACCTATTATATGAATACCCACTATTTTTTCTGTTGATTTTTCAGCGATTACTTTGAAAAATCCATCTGTCTTTTTATCCGCATAGGCACGGCCTAAGGCAGAATAAGGGAATTTACCCACCATTACATCTATCCCCTCCTCCCCTGCCTTCTCTTCTGTGAGTCCACAGACACCAATTTCTGGGTCTGTGAATATAACCTCAGGAATAACACTATAGTCAATGGTCACATCTTTACCACAGATATTTTCTGCAGCAACCTCTCCTTCTTTTGTTGCAACATAGGCAAGCTGATATTTACCGTTTACATCACCTGCTGCATAAACACCATCTATATTTGTTCTCAATCTTTCATCTGTCTTAATCCCTTTCCTGTCTAATTCAATCCCATTAAGTTCCGGTACATTAGCCACTACTCCAACTGATACAAAAATCTTCTCTGCTTCAATGGTTTCACAACTTGTAAGTTTCTTATTAATGTTTACCTCTATACCTCTTTTTTCAAACTGTTTTTTCAGAAGTTCTGTTATCTCTCTGTCTTTCCCTGGAAGAAGTGTATCCATCATCTCATAAATTTTTACTTTAACCCCAAACTTGTTTAATATTGAAGCAAACTCACATCCGATGAAACCACCACCTATGATGGCGAGTGATTCTGGGAGTTTCTGGAACTGCCATATATGGTCTGAAACAATAACCCTCGCATCCCCTTTGAAACAATCAGGGACAAAAGAAGAAGCACCTGTAGAAATTACAATATTATCTGCTGTATATACCTTACCATTAACTTCAACTGCTTTCTGTTCAACAAATTTTGCCTTTCCTTTTATTACTTCCACTCCATAACTTTTAAGAAGCATACTTATACCAGTTCTCAGTTTCAATATCACATCATTCAGAACTTCATTTAATACCTTACTCCAATCATAACTTACATTCTTTTCAATAGATTTATATTTTGGGGAAGAAATCTCTTCAGAAGCAGTATATAATGCCTTTGTTGGAATACACCCTCTGTTAAGACATACACCACCGAGAGCGAATTCTTCAATAAGCACAACCTTTTTGCCATAACTGGCACATTTTATTGCAGATGGATAACCCGCAGGGCCTCCCCCTATAACTATTACATCATACTTTTCCATTTTTATTCCTCTTTATTATAAAATCCGCTGCTTCTTTCAAGTTATTAAAGATATAGTCGGGTTTTGTCTCCCAGTTTTCAACTTCTTCTTTCGTTTTCGTTTTTCCTGTAAGAACCAGAACTGTCTTCGCACCGATATTTTTACCTGCAATCACATCAATATCACTATCCCCTATAAAATATGTCCTCTGGAAATCAATGTTCCCTATCTCTTCCTTTGCCTTCATAAACATTCCTGTCTTTGGTTTTCTACAATCGCAATCTTCTTCTGATGTATGCACACAGTAATAAACCCCTGCAAGTTCTACTCCTTCTTTCTTTAATATGTTTTTCATTCTTTCTGTTATATCCTGAAGGTCCTCTATCTTAAACAGCCCTTTGTTTATTCCTGACTGATTGGAGATAATAACAAGACGGTATCCATTGCTATACAATAGTTTAAGCCCTTCAATAGCACCATCTATAAAAGCGAACTCACCCCAGTTTTTTATATAGTCATTCGGGGTGAAAATAGAAATAACACCATCCCTATCAAGGAATACCGTTTTCATAATATAGATTTTTCAGAAGAATGGCAGTGTCTCTTTTAAACCCAGCATTAAATTCATATTCTGAACTGCCTGACCACTTGCACCCTTTACAAGGTTATCAATAGCAGCAACCACAACAAGAATTTTCTTGTCCACAAGTTTAATTCCTATATCACAGTAATTGGTATTAACAACATTCTTAACCTCTGGAGAGACACCATACTTCATTATCCTAACAAATGGTTCATCCTCGTATGTCTTCTCATATACTTCCTGTAATTTCTCCTCTGCTATCTCGCTTTTAAGATTTATATAGCAGGTAGAAAGAATACCCTGATTGTAAGGGACGAGATGAGGAACAAATGTAATGGAGTATTTACCATTTCCTGCTTTATTTACCATCTCTTCCATTTCAGGTTGATGTCTGTGTTCTCCTATTTTATATGCTTTTATACTCTCATTACACTCCACAAAAAGTGTCCCAATAGTAGGAGTTCTACCTGCGCCTGTAACCCCACTTTTTGAATCAACAAAAACCTTTTCTTCTATCATATGGTTTTTAACAAGTGGGAATAGGGCTAAAATTACAGATGTGGGATAACATCCCGGATTGGCTACAAAATCACTGTTTTTTATCTTTTCTCTGTTTATTTCAGGTAGTCCATAAACAAACCTGCTGTTTAATTCCGGGCAGGTATGTTTTAAATAGAATTTCTCATAGATTCTAATGTCATCAAACCTGAAGTCAGCACTGAGGTCTATAATCTTTTTCTTCATTTCGGCAATTTGAGGGACAAGTTTCATTGAAACGGAATGAGGGAGGGCAAGAAATACAACATCACACTTCTCTATCTTTTTCCAGTCAGGGGTATTTTCGCATTTAAGATTGATACGTCCTTTCAGACGAGGAATAATATCTGTTATTTCTGGTGTCCCTTCTTCGGGAGCAACAAAACCAGCAGTTATCTCTATTTTGGGATGAGAAATAAGAAGTTCCACAAGTTTCTGCCCTGCGTATCCAGAGATTCCGAATATCGCTATCCTTATCATTTCTTATCTCTTTGTCCACTGGAACTTCTTTCTCGCACCTTTCTGCCCGTATTTCTTCCTTTCTTTCATCCGTGGGTCTCTGGTAAGTAATCCATACTCCCTCAATGTAGAAACTAAGGAAGGATTATATTTCGCAATTGCTCTCGCAATCCCCAGTTTTAAA
The window above is part of the bacterium genome. Proteins encoded here:
- a CDS encoding nucleotidyl transferase AbiEii/AbiGii toxin family protein, whose product is MKVLNIEERVECFQLVFLLFLSQKIDRKHYVLKGGCNLRFFFKSPRYSEDIDFDLQDISVQKFREDVNRILRSSTFKEALSVKGLTIGNITESKQTETTQRWKLSLGYGQTKTYIPTKIEFSRRDVGKTESRFEAVDPIILKKYEIAPVLVRHYTAEASFLQKIVAISSRKIPQARDIFDTYLLIIMGVDTSKILKNLDKITISKTKNNIFSINYDIFKSQVISYLSPDDRNVYDSEDVWDTIRLKIIEVIEGSDKQ
- the argC gene encoding N-acetyl-gamma-glutamyl-phosphate reductase, with amino-acid sequence MIRIAIFGISGYAGQKLVELLISHPKIEITAGFVAPEEGTPEITDIIPRLKGRINLKCENTPDWKKIEKCDVVFLALPHSVSMKLVPQIAEMKKKIIDLSADFRFDDIRIYEKFYLKHTCPELNSRFVYGLPEINREKIKNSDFVANPGCYPTSVILALFPLVKNHMIEEKVFVDSKSGVTGAGRTPTIGTLFVECNESIKAYKIGEHRHQPEMEEMVNKAGNGKYSITFVPHLVPYNQGILSTCYINLKSEIAEEKLQEVYEKTYEDEPFVRIMKYGVSPEVKNVVNTNYCDIGIKLVDKKILVVVAAIDNLVKGASGQAVQNMNLMLGLKETLPFF
- the lpdA gene encoding dihydrolipoyl dehydrogenase — translated: MEKYDVIVIGGGPAGYPSAIKCASYGKKVVLIEEFALGGVCLNRGCIPTKALYTASEEISSPKYKSIEKNVSYDWSKVLNEVLNDVILKLRTGISMLLKSYGVEVIKGKAKFVEQKAVEVNGKVYTADNIVISTGASSFVPDCFKGDARVIVSDHIWQFQKLPESLAIIGGGFIGCEFASILNKFGVKVKIYEMMDTLLPGKDREITELLKKQFEKRGIEVNINKKLTSCETIEAEKIFVSVGVVANVPELNGIELDRKGIKTDERLRTNIDGVYAAGDVNGKYQLAYVATKEGEVAAENICGKDVTIDYSVIPEVIFTDPEIGVCGLTEEKAGEEGIDVMVGKFPYSALGRAYADKKTDGFFKVIAEKSTEKIVGIHIIGKGATELVSFATLAISNGLKIKDLEKILYCHPTFAEGIMEAVYDLKSKSIHLPPKKK
- the gmhB gene encoding D-glycero-beta-D-manno-heptose 1,7-bisphosphate 7-phosphatase — its product is MKTVFLDRDGVISIFTPNDYIKNWGEFAFIDGAIEGLKLLYSNGYRLVIISNQSGINKGLFKIEDLQDITERMKNILKKEGVELAGVYYCVHTSEEDCDCRKPKTGMFMKAKEEIGNIDFQRTYFIGDSDIDVIAGKNIGAKTVLVLTGKTKTKEEVENWETKPDYIFNNLKEAADFIIKRNKNGKV